A region of Myxococcus stipitatus DSM 14675 DNA encodes the following proteins:
- a CDS encoding DUF6183 family protein, giving the protein MVSSLLGAVTTQPGVKDALFQVDKLGEQGDHASLVALAAGLEARHSATPSERRWRLHAVSDHLEEVLAQGRDFESALALLEVARQPRDARFQGLHSASRRAQDLASLLATFRPASTFIELLAHRRGPDDLTELFACGIHEYVLRGSSLASHPHVRDFWAQVVQRGHPLADLPLTRLAWESSLGLDLGVEDLSASISSLSSRMASDDDDDAPTLPNIQVAVRDEPVPPHFAAVIETRGDDGPPSQYEQRVLKLRPSLPKAPADSIQSVLVDLGLDLLEDADFVTCHRAVLEDVVSSLFGLAVFGARGWQGALGAAHGRLALWRTLAGLSGFEGPLDPKALSARLESCGWYRFEASERVRNASRRLGLVCLRPGGTSMALLAVRDEP; this is encoded by the coding sequence ATGGTGAGTTCGCTCCTGGGTGCCGTCACGACCCAGCCCGGCGTGAAGGACGCGCTCTTCCAGGTGGACAAGCTGGGGGAGCAGGGCGACCACGCGTCGCTGGTGGCGCTCGCGGCGGGCCTCGAAGCTCGTCACTCGGCAACGCCCTCTGAACGTCGCTGGCGGCTCCATGCCGTGTCCGACCACCTGGAGGAGGTCCTCGCCCAGGGACGGGACTTCGAGAGCGCCCTGGCCCTGCTGGAGGTCGCTCGCCAGCCTCGCGATGCCCGCTTCCAGGGACTGCACTCCGCCTCACGCCGCGCCCAGGACCTCGCCTCGCTCCTGGCCACCTTCCGCCCCGCCTCGACCTTCATCGAGCTGCTGGCCCATCGCCGCGGGCCCGACGACCTCACGGAGCTGTTCGCCTGCGGCATCCACGAGTACGTCCTGCGTGGCTCCTCCCTGGCCTCACACCCCCACGTGCGCGACTTCTGGGCCCAGGTTGTTCAACGCGGCCATCCCCTGGCGGACCTGCCCCTGACCCGCCTGGCCTGGGAGTCGTCCCTCGGCCTGGACCTGGGCGTCGAGGACCTCTCCGCCTCCATCTCCTCCCTCTCGTCGCGGATGGCCTCCGACGACGATGACGACGCACCGACCCTCCCCAACATCCAGGTCGCCGTGCGCGATGAGCCCGTCCCACCTCACTTCGCCGCCGTCATCGAGACCCGCGGCGATGACGGTCCCCCCAGCCAATACGAGCAGCGCGTCCTCAAGCTGCGCCCCTCCCTCCCCAAGGCCCCCGCGGACAGCATCCAGTCCGTCCTCGTCGACCTGGGCCTGGACCTGCTCGAGGACGCGGACTTCGTCACCTGCCACCGCGCCGTGCTCGAGGACGTCGTGTCCTCGCTCTTCGGCCTGGCTGTCTTTGGCGCTCGCGGCTGGCAAGGCGCTCTCGGCGCAGCCCACGGACGTCTGGCATTGTGGCGCACGCTGGCCGGACTCAGCGGCTTCGAAGGTCCGCTCGACCCCAAGGCACTCAGCGCCCGGCTCGAGTCCTGCGGCTGGTACCGCTTCGAAGCCTCGGAGCGTGTTCGCAACGCGTCCCGTCGCCTGGGCCTCGTGTGCCTGCGCCCCGGCGGCACGTCGATGGCGCTGCTGGCCGTGCGCGACGAGCCCTGA
- a CDS encoding radical SAM protein, producing the protein MNLKQLSLPELEEALAPFSPSPTAVRKVFAAVFAHGKGSVEEVANSPQVPRRVADHLKAHGEMPSLQIVERRRADDGFVKYLFDSPLGGRVEAVRIPIFDEKYVVCVSSQVGCALACDFCMTGKLGFKRNLQTWEILDQVLQVRAEADRPVRGVVFMGMGEPLLNYKETVRAAGILSNPAGFSIAGTAITFSTAGHVPAIRRYTREGLPYRLAFSVTSAIAEKRAQVLPIEKTHPLPELIEAIREYSQVRRERAMIAYVAIRGFNLEREDAEALKTAFEGIPIKVDLIDVTDPTGKYQPPTAEELSAFRDYLQILKAPVARRYSGGKEIGAACGTLAATQYGGTVMPSPSQTS; encoded by the coding sequence GTGAACCTGAAGCAACTGTCGCTGCCTGAGTTGGAGGAGGCGCTCGCGCCTTTCTCCCCGTCGCCCACCGCGGTGCGCAAGGTGTTCGCCGCTGTCTTCGCCCACGGGAAGGGCTCCGTGGAGGAGGTGGCGAACTCCCCGCAGGTGCCGCGTCGCGTCGCGGACCACTTGAAGGCGCACGGCGAGATGCCGAGCCTCCAAATCGTGGAGCGGCGCCGGGCGGACGACGGCTTCGTGAAGTACCTCTTCGACTCACCGCTGGGCGGGCGGGTGGAGGCGGTCCGCATCCCCATCTTCGATGAGAAGTACGTCGTCTGCGTGTCCAGCCAGGTGGGCTGCGCGCTGGCGTGCGACTTCTGCATGACGGGGAAGTTGGGTTTCAAACGCAACCTGCAGACCTGGGAGATTCTGGACCAGGTGCTTCAGGTGCGGGCGGAGGCGGACCGGCCGGTGCGGGGCGTGGTGTTCATGGGGATGGGCGAGCCGCTGCTCAACTACAAGGAGACGGTGAGGGCGGCGGGCATCCTGTCGAACCCAGCGGGCTTCTCGATTGCGGGCACGGCGATAACGTTCTCGACGGCGGGGCATGTGCCGGCGATCCGCCGCTACACGCGAGAGGGGCTTCCGTACCGGCTGGCGTTCTCGGTGACGAGCGCCATCGCGGAGAAGCGGGCGCAGGTGCTGCCCATCGAGAAGACGCATCCGTTGCCGGAGCTGATTGAGGCGATTCGCGAGTACAGCCAGGTGCGTCGCGAGCGCGCGATGATTGCCTATGTGGCGATTCGCGGGTTCAACCTGGAGAGGGAGGACGCGGAGGCGCTGAAGACGGCCTTCGAGGGGATTCCCATCAAGGTCGACCTCATCGACGTGACGGACCCGACGGGGAAGTACCAGCCTCCGACGGCGGAGGAGCTGAGTGCGTTCCGCGATTACTTGCAGATTCTGAAGGCGCCGGTGGCTCGGCGGTATTCAGGGGGCAAGGAGATTGGGGCGGCGTGCGGGACGTTGGCGGCGACGCAGTACGGCGGCACGGTGATGCCGTCGCCTTCGCAGACTTCGTGA
- a CDS encoding anti-sigma factor family protein produces the protein MYTCKDSINLLLEYLDGEMSPEEAQHLQEHLSGCSPCEEFLRTYRATPSLCKRAMAARMPKEVSNKLTEFLRSKIKSAS, from the coding sequence ATGTACACCTGTAAAGACTCAATCAACCTCCTGCTGGAATACCTCGACGGCGAGATGTCGCCCGAGGAGGCGCAGCACCTCCAGGAGCACCTGTCCGGGTGCTCGCCCTGTGAGGAGTTCTTGCGCACGTACCGGGCGACGCCCAGTTTGTGCAAGCGCGCGATGGCGGCGAGGATGCCGAAGGAGGTCAGCAACAAGCTGACTGAGTTCCTTCGCTCCAAGATCAAGTCCGCCTCGTGA
- a CDS encoding RNA polymerase sigma factor: MSDEVATEDDRLLLARAQDGDMSAFEALVEAHQDKVYGLALRMTRSEADAAEITQDTFLSAYQHLKDFRGDAAFGSWVHRIAANHALMRLRHRRVAQAAEAELQGPEFTARGTLADYPLQDWSRDAEEKALDAELGHAIRQAADRLPEGYREVFLLKDVDGLSYEQIAEVTGDSIPAIKSRLHRARLALREAIDAFYNRDSRGL; encoded by the coding sequence ATGTCCGACGAGGTCGCCACGGAAGATGATCGCCTGCTCCTCGCCCGCGCGCAGGACGGGGACATGTCCGCCTTCGAGGCGCTGGTGGAAGCCCACCAGGACAAGGTGTACGGTCTTGCCCTGCGCATGACGCGCTCGGAGGCGGACGCCGCCGAAATCACCCAGGACACCTTCCTGTCGGCCTATCAACATCTCAAGGATTTCCGCGGGGATGCGGCCTTCGGCTCCTGGGTGCACCGGATTGCCGCCAACCATGCGCTCATGCGCCTGCGCCACCGCCGGGTGGCCCAGGCCGCGGAGGCGGAGCTCCAGGGGCCTGAATTCACGGCCCGGGGCACGCTGGCGGATTACCCTCTCCAGGACTGGAGCCGGGATGCCGAGGAGAAGGCGCTGGACGCGGAGCTGGGCCATGCCATCCGCCAGGCGGCGGACCGGCTGCCCGAGGGGTATCGTGAGGTCTTCCTCTTGAAAGACGTGGACGGCCTCAGTTACGAACAGATTGCAGAGGTGACGGGGGATTCCATTCCCGCCATCAAGAGCCGCCTGCACCGGGCTCGTCTCGCGCTCCGTGAAGCCATCGACGCCTTCTACAACCGGGACAGTCGAGGGCTGTGA
- a CDS encoding DNA-3-methyladenine glycosylase encodes MTPLPPSFYARPALVVARELLGTLLVVRDAHGVRRVGRIVETEAYIGEHDLACHAAKGLTARTEVMFGPAGRAYVYFIYGMHCCFNVVTDEPGVGAAVLIRALEPVEGLEAEVRTDGPGRLCKALGLNLTHNRMELGTDALHLLAGEAVAEARVEQGPRIGVDYAGEWAQKPFRFWVGDSQHVSRRPAPRARKRP; translated from the coding sequence ATGACGCCCCTGCCCCCTTCCTTCTATGCACGGCCGGCCCTGGTGGTGGCGAGGGAGCTGCTCGGCACGCTCCTGGTGGTGCGGGACGCGCACGGCGTGCGCCGGGTGGGCCGCATCGTCGAGACCGAGGCGTACATCGGGGAGCACGACCTGGCGTGCCATGCCGCCAAGGGGCTCACCGCGCGCACCGAGGTGATGTTCGGCCCGGCGGGGCGGGCGTACGTCTACTTCATCTACGGGATGCACTGCTGCTTCAACGTGGTGACGGACGAGCCCGGGGTGGGGGCGGCGGTGCTGATCCGGGCGCTGGAGCCGGTGGAGGGGCTGGAGGCGGAGGTGCGCACGGATGGGCCGGGGCGCCTGTGCAAGGCCCTGGGGCTGAACCTGACCCACAACCGGATGGAGCTGGGCACGGACGCGCTGCACCTGCTGGCGGGGGAGGCCGTGGCGGAGGCGCGGGTGGAGCAAGGCCCCCGGATTGGGGTGGATTACGCGGGGGAGTGGGCCCAGAAGCCCTTCCGATTCTGGGTCGGCGACAGTCAACATGTCAGCAGGCGACCGGCACCCAGGGCTCGTAAGCGGCCTTGA
- a CDS encoding 4-alpha-glucanotransferase encodes MSTPGRLSGLLLPLFSLRAPTDFGIGDLGALEGLFTWMKAARQRLLMLLPLLPTAPGDSSPYATRSAFGLNPLFIDLSALPEFIASGGEAALSAEEKQKLAEARAAPRVRYDLVFPLKDAALARAFDTFEARHWAPQSERARAFRQWREAQGDWLEDYALFTAISEQEQRRAWWEWPEPLRTRKPDALRAKATELERRVRYHAWLQWVAEQQWDAVRAKARAQDVLLCGDEPFIIGQDSADCWAYPTILRRDARLGVPPDDFSATGQDWGLPYFDFAAMEKDDYAWLKSRAKKAASYYDLRRVDHAVGYFRQWIRDEQTPTGRFIPPDEESHRRLGRKHFELLSEGAGIVAEDLGVIPPFVRSILAELRLPGYRVMRWERDGNDYRHPHHFPPVSLVTTGTHDTDTMAEWWEGARDDERHAAARAWPEMQGVPVTREFTPEVHRGMLAAALNSSSDLCVLPWQDVLGTRDRINLPGSMSDSNWAYRISQDAGALMSDSTTREAAEKLAWLTASARR; translated from the coding sequence ATGTCCACCCCCGGCCGGCTGTCCGGTCTCCTGCTCCCGCTGTTCTCCCTCCGCGCCCCCACGGATTTCGGCATCGGCGACCTTGGCGCGCTGGAGGGGCTGTTCACCTGGATGAAGGCCGCCCGCCAGCGCCTGCTGATGCTGCTGCCGCTCCTGCCCACGGCGCCGGGGGACTCCAGTCCCTATGCCACCCGCTCCGCGTTCGGCCTCAACCCGCTCTTCATCGACCTGAGCGCGCTGCCGGAGTTCATCGCCTCCGGAGGCGAGGCCGCGCTCTCCGCCGAGGAGAAGCAGAAGCTCGCCGAGGCCCGCGCCGCGCCGCGCGTGCGCTACGACCTGGTCTTCCCGCTCAAGGACGCGGCCCTCGCGCGCGCCTTCGACACGTTCGAGGCCCGGCACTGGGCCCCCCAGTCCGAGCGCGCCCGCGCCTTCCGCCAGTGGCGAGAGGCCCAAGGCGACTGGCTGGAGGACTACGCGCTCTTCACCGCCATCAGCGAGCAGGAGCAGCGCCGCGCGTGGTGGGAGTGGCCGGAGCCGCTGCGCACCCGCAAGCCCGACGCCTTGCGCGCGAAGGCCACGGAACTGGAGCGCCGCGTGCGCTACCACGCCTGGCTCCAGTGGGTGGCCGAGCAGCAATGGGACGCGGTGCGAGCGAAGGCCCGCGCCCAGGACGTGCTGCTGTGCGGCGACGAGCCGTTCATCATCGGCCAGGACAGCGCGGACTGCTGGGCCTACCCCACCATCCTCCGCCGCGACGCGCGGCTGGGCGTGCCGCCGGACGACTTCTCCGCCACGGGCCAGGACTGGGGCCTGCCCTACTTCGACTTCGCCGCGATGGAGAAGGACGACTACGCGTGGCTCAAGTCGCGCGCGAAGAAGGCGGCCAGCTACTACGACCTGCGCCGCGTGGACCACGCAGTGGGCTACTTCCGGCAGTGGATTCGCGACGAGCAGACGCCCACCGGGCGCTTCATCCCGCCGGATGAGGAGAGCCACCGGAGGCTGGGGCGCAAGCACTTCGAGCTGCTCTCCGAAGGCGCCGGCATCGTCGCCGAGGACCTGGGCGTCATCCCACCCTTCGTGCGGAGCATCCTCGCGGAGCTCCGGCTGCCCGGCTATCGCGTGATGCGCTGGGAGCGCGACGGCAACGACTACCGCCACCCGCACCACTTCCCGCCCGTGTCGCTGGTGACGACGGGCACGCATGACACGGACACCATGGCCGAGTGGTGGGAGGGCGCCCGCGACGACGAGCGTCACGCCGCCGCGCGCGCGTGGCCGGAGATGCAGGGCGTGCCGGTGACGCGTGAGTTCACCCCCGAGGTCCACCGGGGCATGCTGGCCGCGGCGCTCAACTCGAGCAGCGACTTGTGCGTGCTGCCCTGGCAGGACGTGCTGGGGACCCGGGACCGCATCAACCTGCCGGGCTCCATGAGCGACTCGAACTGGGCCTATCGCATCAGCCAGGATGCGGGCGCGCTGATGTCCGACTCGACGACGCGGGAGGCCGCGGAGAAGCTGGCCTGGCTCACCGCCTCCGCCCGTCGTTGA
- a CDS encoding BamA/TamA family outer membrane protein: MAVDLLRLLRLATLAALLSVAACATTSTPPPGPKVSTLDIQGTDQVSEGDIKDHILTSATPWWAFWPFGGPHYFDPNAWQADLRRIERFYQAQGFYQAEVVDSQVKPQGKDTVKLQVQVDEGQPTLIAGIQLDGLQTLPEEHRQEHHDRVKAILPFKEGDVFREGPWEESKTLVQEQLRELGYAEAEVSGEVQVDVDTRQAQVRLTVKPGPRYRFGNTFVATDAHPQVPPRRIIEQVQGALKKGDWYSETALAEAQARVFRMGVFGAVKVNRGAPDRETATVPIVVDVREAPFRSVRLGGGIGVDAARQEVRVLGEWTHRNFLGGLRRVTVRGRAGYAFIRDIITPTKQGPVFEVTGEYEQPRFLFRDVRHQTSLTLEKGLEQAYDFYGGKLQTGVIWQPHRNFSVFPSYNLQIYQLTGRVSADSRVPPVVLGCGDSGQVGCEVALSFLELAFTWDRRNDPVAPRDGYYISLSVQKGGGLLQGDFNYVRLLPDLRFYRSFGDEKQLVLAGKVRMGTLNPAGNSQSSIVTRFFSGGATSMRGFNGQRLSPLAALTKQVDTNNDGEPDEEVQKSEWDTVPVGGNSLFETSLELRYQISTSLMLAAFWDSGLVGVEGFDSRSAPRLFGPEHYHAVGLGLRYITVVGPIRLDIARRLNIGQGLPVDNPRYIYPTSGGCFGIGSKWKEDGPTSRAATFAGSPDGQCALQLSIGEAF; this comes from the coding sequence GTGGCTGTTGACCTGCTTCGACTCCTCCGCCTCGCCACTCTCGCCGCGCTCCTGAGCGTCGCGGCGTGTGCCACCACGTCCACGCCTCCGCCGGGCCCCAAGGTCTCCACCCTGGACATCCAGGGCACGGACCAGGTCAGCGAGGGGGACATCAAGGACCACATCCTCACGTCCGCGACGCCGTGGTGGGCGTTCTGGCCCTTTGGCGGTCCGCACTACTTCGACCCCAACGCGTGGCAGGCGGACCTGCGCCGCATCGAGCGGTTCTACCAGGCCCAGGGCTTCTACCAGGCGGAGGTGGTGGACAGTCAGGTGAAGCCCCAGGGCAAGGACACGGTGAAGCTCCAGGTCCAGGTCGACGAGGGCCAGCCCACGCTCATCGCCGGCATCCAGCTCGACGGGCTGCAGACGCTTCCGGAAGAGCACCGCCAGGAGCACCACGACCGGGTGAAGGCCATCCTCCCCTTCAAGGAAGGCGACGTCTTCCGCGAGGGGCCCTGGGAGGAATCCAAGACGCTGGTGCAGGAGCAGTTGCGCGAGCTGGGCTACGCGGAGGCGGAGGTGTCCGGCGAGGTGCAGGTGGACGTGGACACGCGGCAGGCCCAGGTGCGGCTCACCGTGAAGCCCGGGCCGCGCTATCGCTTCGGCAACACCTTCGTCGCCACGGACGCCCACCCGCAGGTCCCTCCGCGCCGCATCATCGAGCAGGTGCAGGGCGCGCTGAAGAAGGGCGACTGGTACAGCGAGACGGCGCTGGCGGAGGCCCAGGCGCGCGTGTTCCGGATGGGTGTGTTCGGCGCGGTGAAGGTGAACCGCGGAGCGCCCGACCGCGAGACAGCGACGGTGCCCATCGTCGTGGACGTGCGGGAGGCGCCGTTCCGCTCGGTGCGCCTGGGTGGTGGTATCGGCGTGGACGCGGCCCGACAGGAAGTGCGCGTGCTGGGGGAGTGGACCCACCGCAACTTCCTCGGCGGACTGCGCCGCGTCACGGTGCGGGGTCGCGCGGGCTACGCGTTCATCCGCGACATCATCACCCCCACGAAGCAGGGCCCCGTGTTCGAGGTGACGGGCGAATACGAGCAGCCGCGCTTCCTGTTCCGCGACGTGCGCCACCAGACGTCGCTCACCCTGGAGAAGGGCCTGGAGCAGGCGTACGACTTCTACGGCGGCAAGCTGCAGACGGGCGTCATCTGGCAGCCGCATCGCAACTTCTCCGTCTTCCCGTCCTACAACCTCCAGATCTACCAGCTGACGGGGCGCGTGAGCGCGGACTCGCGCGTGCCGCCCGTCGTCCTGGGCTGTGGTGACTCAGGGCAGGTGGGCTGCGAGGTGGCACTGAGCTTCCTCGAGCTGGCCTTCACGTGGGACCGGCGCAATGACCCGGTGGCGCCTCGGGACGGCTACTACATCAGCCTCTCCGTGCAGAAGGGCGGCGGGCTGCTCCAGGGCGACTTCAACTACGTGCGGCTGCTGCCGGACCTTCGTTTCTACCGCTCGTTCGGCGACGAGAAGCAGTTGGTGCTCGCGGGCAAGGTGCGCATGGGGACGCTCAACCCCGCGGGCAACTCGCAGAGCTCCATCGTCACCCGCTTCTTCTCCGGGGGCGCCACGTCCATGCGCGGCTTCAACGGACAGCGGCTGTCCCCGCTCGCGGCGCTCACGAAGCAAGTGGACACCAACAACGACGGCGAGCCGGACGAAGAGGTCCAGAAGTCCGAGTGGGACACCGTGCCCGTGGGAGGCAACAGCCTCTTCGAGACATCGCTGGAGCTGCGCTACCAGATCTCCACCAGCCTGATGCTCGCGGCGTTCTGGGACTCGGGGCTCGTGGGCGTGGAGGGCTTCGACTCGCGCTCCGCGCCGCGCCTGTTCGGTCCCGAGCACTACCACGCGGTGGGCCTGGGCCTGCGCTACATCACCGTGGTGGGTCCCATCCGGCTGGACATCGCGCGGCGCCTGAACATCGGCCAGGGCTTGCCGGTCGACAATCCGCGCTACATCTATCCCACGTCCGGGGGCTGCTTCGGCATCGGCAGCAAGTGGAAGGAGGACGGGCCCACCTCGCGCGCCGCCACCTTCGCGGGCTCACCGGATGGGCAGTGCGCGCTTCAACTCTCGATCGGAGAAGCGTTTTGA